In Trifolium pratense cultivar HEN17-A07 linkage group LG7, ARS_RC_1.1, whole genome shotgun sequence, a genomic segment contains:
- the LOC123899859 gene encoding protein pleiotropic regulatory locus 1-like, with product MEAIEPQSLKKRPLDLFSPLDQQLAPPDSESKKIRVNYKVNAEYGGIQESIAQPQTKNSATKNQSQEPGLALLPGPSMPSRGSSRNFSTSSLMERMESKWPRPDWHAPWKNYRVISGHLGWVTSIAVDPSNTWFATGSADRTIKIWDLATGVLKLTLTGHIQQVRALAISNKHTYMFSAADDKQVKCWDLEQNKVIRSYHGHLSGVYCLSIHPDDNMLVTGGRDSVCRVWDIRKQTQIHALGHDNTVCSVFTTETDPYQVVTGSHDSTIKMWDVRYYGKTLLTTLTNHKKSVRAMAPHPKQRAFASASADNIKKFTLPKGQFCHNMLSQQKTIINALAVNEEGVMVTGGDNGSMWFWDWKSGHNFQQLQTIVQPGSLDSEAGIYALTYDITGTRLISCEADKTIKMWKQDQNATQETHPLNFRPPKDIRRF from the coding sequence ATGGAAGCAATTGAACCACAATCACTCAAGAAACGTCCCCTGGATCTATTCTCTCCACTTGATCAACAACTCGCTCCTCCCGATTCCGAAAGCAAGAAAATCCGTGTTAATTACAAAGTGAATGCCGAGTATGGTGGAATTCAAGAAAGCATTGCTCAACCTCAGACGAAGAATTCTGCTACAAAGAATCAGTCTCAAGAACCAGGGCTTGCTCTACTTCCAGGTCCATCAATGCCAAGCAGAGGATCTTCCAGGAATTTCTCAACATCTTCTTTGATGGAAAGAATGGAAAGTAAATGGCCACGACCTGATTGGCATGCACCATGGAAAAACTACAGAGTCATCAGTGGTCATTTAGGATGGGTGACATCTATTGCAGTTGATCCCAGTAATACATGGTTTGCTACTGGTTCTGCAGATCGAACTATCAAGATATGGGATTTAGCAACTGGTGTTCTAAAACTCACATTAACAGGTCACATCCAACAAGTAAGAGCACTTGCTATTAGCAACAAACATACCTACATGTTTTCTGCTGCTGATGATAAACAAGTTAAATGTTGGGATCTTGAACAGAACAAGGTTATTAGGTCTTATCATGGTCATCTCAGTGGTGTTTACTGCTTGTCTATTCATCCCGACGACAACATGTTAGTTACCGGAGGACGTGATTCTGTCTGCCGGGTTTGGGACATACGTAAACAAACCCAAATTCATGCTCTAGGTCATGACAATACTGTCTGCTCTGTGTTTACAACGGAAACGGACCCTTATCAAGTTGTTACTGGTTCTCATGATTCTACAATCAAGATGTGGGATGTTAGGTATTATGGTAAAACATTGCTAACTACACTTACAAACCATAAAAAGTCTGTTCGAGCAATGGCTCCACATCCTAAACAGCGAGCTTTTGCATCTGCATCGGCTGATAATATTAAAAAGTTCACACTTCCaaaaggacaattttgtcaCAATATGCTCTCTCAACAGAAAACTATTATCAATGCACTGGCAGTCAATGAGGAGGGTGTTATGGTTACCGGAGGTGACAACGGTAGTATGTGGTTCTGGGATTGGAAGAGTGGTCACAATTTCCAGCAATTACAAACAATTGTACAACCTGGTTCACTGGATAGTGAAGCTGGTATTTATGCTTTAACCTATGATATCACCGGTACGAGGCTTATATCATGTGAAGCcgacaaaacaataaaaatgtggAAACAAGATCAAAATGCCACTCAAGAAACACATCCCCTTAACTTCAGGCCTCCTAAAGACATCCGTCGGTTCTAG
- the LOC123899858 gene encoding vacuolar cation/proton exchanger 2-like yields MGSVSAEDKMDTDFDEETPFSSTSSTSSAPSKQQPHTFHFDSSSSSSVTLPKSSSSTTSFFNHSRTRRISRSIYLVLIKAKINILLPFGPLAIFLHYFTGKHVWVFFFALLGIAPLAERLGYATEQLAFYTGPTVGGLLNATFGNATEMIISIYALKSDMIRVVQQSLLGSILSNMLLVLGCAFFTGGIVHYKKVQVFNKAAAVVNSGLLLMAVMGILFPAVLHFTHSEVHLGKSVLSLSRFSSCIMLVAYASYLFFQLRSQQNFYSPVDQEVDTCENSDEEEELELTKWEAIIWLGILTVWVSVLSGYLVDAIEGASESLNMSVAFISVILLPIVGNAAEHASAIMFAVKDKLDITIGVAIGSSTQISMFVIPFCVVVGWCMGKDMDLNFQLFETATLFITVLVVAFMMQEGTSNYFKGLMLILCYLIVAASFFVHVDPKSGDD; encoded by the exons ATGGGTTCTGTATCTGCAGAAGACAAGATGGACACTGATTTCGATGAAGAGACACCTTTCAGTTCTACTTCTTCTACTTCTTCAGCTCCATCTAAACAACAACCACACACTTTTCATTtcgattcttcttcttcttcttcagttACTTTGCCTAAATCATCATCTTCTACTACTTCTTTCTTCAATCATTCTCGGACAAGACGAATCAGCAGGAGTATTTATCTTGTCTTAATCAAAGCTAAGATCAACATCTTGCTACCATTTGGTCCCTTGGCCATCTTCCTACATTATTTCACCGGAAAACATGTTTGGGTTTTTTTCTTCGCTTTATTGGGTATTGCTCCTTTGGCTGAACGCCTTGGTTATGCTACAGA ACAGCTTGCGTTTTACACGGGACCAACAG TTGGGGGTTTGCTTAATGCCACGTTTGGAAATGCAACTGAAATGATTATATCTATTTACGCCTTGAAAAGCGATATGATTAGAGTCGTTCAGCAATCTTTACTTGGTTCAATCTTGTCAAATATGCTTCTTGTTCTTGGTTGTGCATTCTTTACTGGTGGGATTGTCCACTACAAAAAAGTTCAGGTTTTCAATAAG GCAGCTGCTGTGGTTAATTCAGGGTTGCTCTTGATGGCTGTAATGGGAATATTATTTCCTGCTGTGCTTCACTTTACTCACTCAGAGGTTCATCTTGGGAAGTCCGTCTTATCTCTATCCAGATTTAGCAGCTGCATAATGCTAGTGGCCTATGCAAGCTACCTTTTCTTTCAACTTAGAAGTCAACAAAATTTTTATAGTCCAGTTGACCAG GAAGTAGATACATGTGAAAACTCTGACGAGGAGGAAGAACTTGAGTTAACTAAATGGGAAGCGATAATCTGGCTTGGTATTTTGACAGTATGGGTTTCGGTATTGTCTGGATACCTTGTGGATGCCATAGAG GGAGCATCTGAATCATTGAATATGTCAGTGGCTTTTATTAGTGTCATCTTGCTTCCAATAGTAGGAAATGCTGCAGAGCATGCAAGTGCTATCATGTTTGCCGTAAAGGACAAGCTA GATATCACAATTGGAGTTGCTATTGGATCATCAACCCAAATATCGATGTTTGTG ATCCCCTTCTGTGTGGTTGTTGGATGGTGCATGGGAAAAGATATGGACTTGAATTTTCAACTCTTTGAGACTGCCACACTTTTTATCACTGTGCTGGTAGTTGCATTTATGATGCAG GAAGGGACGTCAAACTATTTTAAAGGCTTGATGCTTATTCTATGCTATCTTATAGTTGCTGCCAGTTTTTTCGTACACGTAGACCCTAAGAGTG GTGATGACTAA
- the LOC123899855 gene encoding pectinesterase-like, translating to MEYYSNIIINSNGAGLVLMMFLLEVAVIMCSKGSSSSMMIIVSKDGSGDYKSVGEAISNAPDYSKQTYNIHILGGIYEEYILIPPSKTNIKLLGHGSTHTIILGRQNGSTIDIRGNGFMAQNIGFVNSAGLDASAAVAVRNEATNSIFFQCSIQGFQDTLWAVSGRQFYKNCEIYGTVDFIYGNAAAVFQDCMIYARYRQFVTFTAQSRESPNEKTGFTFQRCKFSMSPEDENKKSEVVRATLGRPWRAYSTVAILQCYIDSMVDPGGWEQMPGQPIDKVTYVEYKNVGPGSNTDGRVNWPGVRVLGNPNEALPFTASYLLDAHSWIPSTGVPYDTGL from the exons ATGGAGTACTactcaaatataataattaatagtaaTGGTGCGGGGTtagtgttgatgatgtttttaCTTGAAGTTGCAGTGATCATGTGTTCCAaaggtagtagtagtagtatgaTGATAATCGTATCTAAGGATGGAAGTGGAGATTATAAAAGCGTGGGTGAAGCTATCAGCAATGCTCCTGATTATAGTAAGCAAACTTACAATATTCACATTTTGGGAGGCATTTATGAAGAGTACATTCTGATTCCACCAAGTAAGACTAATATTAAGCTCCTAGGTCATGGTTCAACCCACACGATAATACTGGGACGCCAAAATGGTTCCACCATAG ACATCCGTGGAAATGGGTTCATGGCACAGAACATTGGATTTGTGAACTCAGCGGGTCTAGATGCAAGCGCTGCAGTGGCAGTTCGTAACGAGGCAACCAATAGCATTTTCTTTCAATGCTCCATCCAAGGATTCCAAGACACCTTATGGGCAGTTTCAGGCAGACAATTCTACAAGAACTGTGAAATCTACGGTACCGTGGATTTCATCTACGGCAATGCAGCCGCTGTATTTCAAGACTGCATGATTTACGCACGCTATAGACAGTTTGTGACATTCACCGCTCAATCACGGGAGAGTCCAAACGAGAAGACAGGTTTCACATTCCAACGTTGTAAATTCAGCATGTCACCTGAGGATGAGAACAAAAAGTCAGAGGTGGTACGTGCCACGTTAGGACGTCCTTGGAGAGCATATTCCACTGTGGCTATACTGCAGTGTTACATAGATTCCATGGTGGATCCTGGAGGTTGGGAACAGATGCCAGGACAGCCCATTGATAAGGTTACTTATGTGGAGTATAAGAATGTTGGTCCTGGTTCTAACACTGATGGTAGAGTGAATTGGCCTGGTGTTAGAGTTCTTGGCAATCCAAATGAAGCACTCCCTTTCACAGCTTCCTATCTATTGGATGCTCACTCTTGGATTCCATCTACAGGTGTTCCATATGATACTGGACTTTAA
- the LOC123899856 gene encoding 4-coumarate--CoA ligase 1-like, translated as MAATEQKQEEIIFRSKLPDIYIPKHLPLHSYCFENLSQFGSRPCLINAPTGKVYTYDDVEVTSRKVASGLNRLGIQQGDVIMILLPNSPEFVFSFLAASYLGAIATAANPFFMAAEIGKQAKASKAKLIITQACYYHKVKEILLSLDNKKNKLVLIDSLPPSTTTSSDDDDDDDHVHFSTLIDAGDEKEELPPEDVKINPDDVVALPYSSGTTGLPKGVMLTHKGLVSSIAQQVDGENPNLYYSSEDVILCVLPLFHIYSLNSVLLCGLRAKATILLMPKFDINAFLSLVNKHGVTVAPVVPPIVLAIAKSPDLNKYDLSSIRILKSGGAPLGKELEHTVRTKFPKAILGQGYGMTEAGPVLTMSLAFAKEAVTVKPGACGTVVRNAEMKIVDPETGNSLPRNQSGEICIRGDQIMKGYLNDVEATERTIDKEGWLHTGDIGYIDDDDELFIVDRLKELIKYKGFQVAPAELEALLLSHPKISDAAVVPMKDEAAGEVPVAFVVRSNGHTDLTEDEIKQFISKQVVFYKRINRVFFIDAIPKSPSGKILRKDLRAKLAAEAVSN; from the exons atggCAGCAacagaacaaaaacaagaagaaataaTATTCAGGTCTAAACTTCCAGACATATACATCCCAAAACACCTACCACTTCATTCTTATTGCTTTGAAAATCTGTCCCAATTTGGTTCACGTCCATGTCTCATCAATGCACCCACCGGAAAAGTGTACACCTACGACGACGTGGAAGTCACCTCTCGTAAAGTTGCCTCTGGTCTCAACAGATTGGGAATCCAACAGGGTGATGTCATCATGATCCTCCTCCCCAATTCCCCTGAATTTGTCTTCTCCTTTCTGGCCGCTTCTTATCTCGGTGCCATAGCCACAGCAGCCAATCCTTTCTTCATGGCTGCGGAGATTGGAAAGCAAGCAAAAGCCTCCAAAGCCAAGTTGATCATAACACAGGCATGTTACTACCACAAAGTCAAGGAAATATTGTTGTCATTGGACAATAAGAAGAACAAGTTGGTGCTCATAGACTCTCTCCCTCCCTCTACAACAACATCttcagatgatgatgatgatgatgatcatgtTCATTTCTCAACACTGATCGATGCTGGTGATGAGAAGGAGGAATTACCACCGGAGGATGTGAAGATTAACCCTGACGATGTGGTGGCGCTTCCATATTCATCAGGGACAACGGGTCTACCAAAAGGGGTGATGTTAACACACAAGGGATTAGTGAGCAGCATAGCGCAGCAGGTAGATGGAGAGAATCCAAATCTATATTACAGCAGTGAAGATGTGATACTGTGTGTACTTCCTCTGTTTCACATTTACTCTTTAAACTCTGTTTTGCTATGTGGATTAAGAGCCAAGGCTACTATTCTTTTGATGCCTAAATTTGACATAAATGCTTTCTTGAGTCTTGTGAATAAACATGGAGTTACAGTTGCACCGGTAGTACCTCCGATTGTTTTGGCGATTGCAAAGTCACCGGATCTTAACAAATATGATCTGTCTTCAATAAGGATATTGAAATCAGGAGGTGCTCCACTTGGGAAAGAACTTGAACACACTGTTAGAACCAAATTTCCCAAAGCAATACTTGGACAG GGATACGGAATGACTGAGGCAGGGCCAGTGTTAACGATGAGCTTAGCATTTGCAAAAGAAGCAGTGACTGTGAAACCAGGAGCATGTGGAACAGTTGTAAGAAATGCAGAGATGAAGATTGTGGATCCTGAAACTGGTAATTCATTACCTAGAAACCAATCTGGTGAAATATGCATAAGAGGAGACCAGATCATGAAAGGTTATCTAAATGATGTGGAGGCAACAGAGAGAACAATAGACAAAGAAGGTTGGTTGCATACAGGTGATATTGGGTATATTGACGATGACGATGAGTTATTCATTGTTGATAGATTGAAGGAATTGATCAAATACAAAGGATTTCAAGTTGCTCCAGCTGAACTTGAAGCCCTTCTTCTTTCACATCCCAAAATCTCTGATGCTGCTGTTGTCCC AATGAAGGATGAGGCTGCTGGAGAGGTACCTGTTGCATTTGTGGTGAGATCAAATGGTCACACTGACTTAACCGAGGATGAAATTAAGCAATTTATCTCCAAACAGGTGGTGTTTTACAAAAGAATAAATCGAGTATTCTTCATTGATGCAATTCCCAAGTCACCGTCAGGCAAAATTTTGCGTAAGGATCTCAGAGCAAAGTTAGCAGCAGAAGCTGTTTCAAATTGA